In one window of Vibrio sp. JC009 DNA:
- the lysA gene encoding diaminopimelate decarboxylase yields MDYFNYQDDGQLWAENVPLEQIAQQYGTPLYVYSRATLERHWNAFDKAVSEHPHLVCYAVKANGNIGVLNALARLGSGFDIVSGGELERVIAAGGDASKVVFSGVGKTEAEMKRALELKIKCFNVESEPELERLNKVAGELGVKAPISLRINPDVDAKTHPYISTGLRDNKFGIAFDRAREVYKFADSLEFIEVHGIDCHIGSQLTEIEPFIDATDRLLALIDALITDGIHIKHLDVGGGLGVIYRDELPPQPSDYAKALLARLENHPEIELIFEPGRAIAANAGVLLTKVEFLKHTEFKNFAIVDAAMNDLMRPALYSAWQEIVPVTPREGEANTYDIVGPVCETGDFLGKDRELTLEQDDLLAVRSAGAYGFTMSSNYNARVRAAEVMVDGDAVHLIREREKISDLWNLEHLLPE; encoded by the coding sequence TTGGATTATTTTAATTATCAGGATGATGGCCAGCTATGGGCCGAAAACGTCCCACTAGAACAAATTGCTCAGCAATACGGTACACCACTTTATGTATATTCACGCGCGACTCTTGAGCGCCACTGGAATGCATTTGATAAAGCCGTTAGCGAACATCCGCACCTGGTCTGTTATGCAGTAAAAGCAAACGGCAACATTGGTGTACTGAATGCACTGGCTCGTCTGGGCTCTGGCTTTGATATCGTATCAGGCGGTGAGCTTGAGCGTGTTATCGCAGCTGGTGGTGATGCATCTAAAGTTGTTTTTTCCGGCGTTGGTAAAACAGAAGCCGAAATGAAGCGCGCTCTGGAACTGAAGATTAAGTGTTTCAACGTTGAATCAGAGCCGGAACTGGAACGCCTTAACAAGGTTGCCGGCGAGCTGGGTGTTAAAGCGCCTATCTCTCTGAGAATCAACCCGGACGTAGACGCAAAAACGCACCCTTATATTTCTACCGGTCTGCGTGACAACAAGTTCGGTATCGCTTTTGACAGAGCAAGAGAAGTTTATAAGTTTGCAGACAGCCTTGAGTTTATCGAGGTTCATGGTATCGACTGCCATATCGGTTCACAGCTGACAGAGATTGAACCCTTTATCGATGCCACTGACCGACTGCTGGCACTGATCGATGCTCTGATTACTGATGGTATTCATATCAAGCACCTGGATGTTGGTGGTGGTCTTGGTGTTATCTACCGTGACGAACTGCCTCCTCAGCCATCCGATTACGCAAAGGCGCTGCTTGCACGCCTTGAGAATCATCCTGAGATTGAGCTGATCTTCGAACCAGGCCGCGCTATCGCAGCTAACGCCGGCGTTCTGCTGACTAAAGTAGAATTCCTCAAGCACACTGAATTTAAGAACTTCGCTATTGTTGATGCAGCGATGAACGATCTGATGCGCCCTGCACTTTACTCTGCATGGCAGGAAATCGTACCTGTAACACCTCGTGAAGGTGAAGCAAACACTTACGATATCGTTGGCCCTGTATGTGAAACCGGCGACTTCCTCGGCAAAGACCGCGAACTGACACTTGAGCAGGATGACCTGCTGGCCGTTCGTTCTGCCGGTGCTTATGGCTTTACCATGTCTTCAAACTATAACGCCAGAGTAAGAGCGGCTGAAGTTATGGTTGATGGTGATGCGGTTCACCTGATCAGAGAACGCGAGAAGATTTCAGATCTTTGGAATCTGGAACACCTGCTACCGGAGTAA
- the dapF gene encoding diaminopimelate epimerase, with the protein MHFHFSKMHGLGNDFMVVDCITQNIFFSPDLIRRLADRNTGIGFDQLLVVEAPYDPETDFHYRIFNSDGGEVEQCGNGARCFARFVRMKGLTNKYSIDVSTKKGKIVLKVEENDLVTVNMGEPVFEPGKIPFKAKKEEKTYILRADEHTLFCGAVSMGNPHVVTVVDDVDTADVETLGPLLESHERFPQRANAGFMQVVSREEIRLRVYERGAGETQACGTGACGAVAVGIVQGLLDNKVKVNLPGGELTIQWEGPGHPLYMTGPVAHVFDGQISC; encoded by the coding sequence ATGCATTTCCATTTTTCTAAAATGCACGGGCTGGGTAATGACTTTATGGTCGTTGACTGCATTACCCAGAACATCTTCTTTTCTCCGGATTTGATCCGCCGTCTGGCGGATCGCAATACAGGCATCGGTTTTGATCAGCTTTTGGTTGTCGAAGCTCCTTATGACCCGGAAACAGACTTCCACTACCGTATTTTCAATTCTGACGGTGGTGAAGTTGAGCAGTGCGGAAACGGCGCACGCTGTTTCGCCCGCTTTGTCAGAATGAAAGGCCTGACAAATAAGTACAGCATTGATGTCAGCACCAAGAAGGGCAAGATTGTCCTGAAGGTGGAAGAGAATGACCTTGTGACCGTCAATATGGGTGAACCGGTTTTTGAACCGGGCAAGATTCCTTTTAAGGCCAAAAAGGAAGAGAAAACCTATATCCTTCGCGCTGACGAACATACTCTGTTTTGTGGAGCGGTCAGCATGGGCAACCCGCATGTGGTTACTGTGGTTGATGACGTAGACACCGCAGATGTTGAAACGCTTGGTCCTCTGCTTGAGTCTCATGAGAGATTCCCCCAGCGTGCCAATGCCGGATTTATGCAGGTAGTAAGCCGTGAAGAAATACGTCTGCGTGTATACGAACGTGGTGCAGGTGAAACACAGGCTTGTGGTACAGGCGCATGTGGCGCAGTTGCTGTTGGTATCGTTCAGGGTCTGCTGGATAACAAAGTAAAAGTTAACCTGCCAGGCGGCGAACTGACCATACAGTGGGAAGGCCCGGGTCATCCGCTTTATATGACTGGACCTGTAGCCCATGTTTTCGATGGCCAGATCTCCTGCTAA
- a CDS encoding EAL domain-containing protein — MRNFSFIVADEQQLLDSLNKLDLSPANTYLIQICSTQGAEHGLAFSEIIRSELTTATVIGHSTSNYIYNAEIKEHGSLILITEFTDTRLTSALIPISENQTQDSLSLTDRLAMSSETKAVISFADGITSKDRALYSSFDALQNEVPVAGGAAQQNAHGTWVLLNSQIAKHAVAAVALHGDKLSIWHGGFIEWNPVGRFFEVTEVEGNAVVSLNNQPCYDVYRHYLAEDKSLSIYDLNSFPLMLGNRTRQNVFVPTRILPDGAIEFNEPLTVGDKVRFSYNHPSLTLEQVQNEAEQLVVDLPDILFIYNCSSRLNFAESNNELKAFQAVAPTQGSYFAAELCRTNQQYILHHSLTYLALREGEPDVNRVERSKQDTKRDKISPLFSLIHNAIADADKMHSSMELRLKEQTRKLTESYRVDLRTSLPNRVALRERLQKMRLNDHLVTMKLTNFRQINEKYGYQIGDQLLRELSQFGSRYFESRFPGNYIFSIGVGEWALVLKSDATTSSIKRELYEFTEKLEHIDFKPEGISEMDYLSVSLNTGLISRRDYPELSVDEMLIKSIEARRWARINNHHVCNAKQLEPENDKRQSQLNWLSCVSKAIISNNVLTYAQPIVEANSHKEVACECLVRIKDGERLISPGQFLPIIEGTHLYTRLSRQMITNTFSLMKERQEAFSINLSPQDMLSDKTIKILEQYLLAFDDPSRVGLEVLESQQIHDYGRMIEVCNHLKNLGARIIVDDFGSGYSNIDEIIKLEPQVIKIDGSLIKNIDTDPRQRKVTQTMIQLCKVVGATTVAEFVHNEQVCKIAEDLGVDFLQGYYFGEPTLLG, encoded by the coding sequence ATGCGCAACTTTTCATTCATCGTTGCCGATGAACAACAACTGCTGGACAGCTTAAACAAGCTGGATCTGAGTCCGGCGAATACATACCTGATCCAGATATGCTCCACTCAGGGTGCGGAGCATGGATTGGCGTTCAGCGAAATTATCCGTTCAGAGCTTACCACTGCAACGGTGATCGGACACAGTACCAGCAACTATATTTATAACGCGGAAATCAAAGAACACGGAAGCCTGATTCTTATCACCGAGTTTACCGATACCAGGCTCACTTCCGCTCTGATCCCCATATCCGAAAACCAGACTCAGGATAGCCTGTCCCTTACTGACCGGCTGGCTATGTCGTCCGAAACCAAAGCGGTTATCAGCTTCGCCGATGGGATTACCTCCAAAGACCGGGCTCTGTACAGCAGTTTCGATGCATTGCAGAACGAAGTGCCTGTCGCGGGCGGTGCAGCACAGCAGAATGCTCACGGCACCTGGGTATTACTAAACAGCCAGATAGCAAAGCACGCCGTGGCTGCTGTTGCTTTACACGGAGATAAGCTGAGTATCTGGCATGGCGGTTTTATCGAATGGAACCCTGTCGGGCGCTTTTTCGAAGTGACTGAAGTGGAAGGGAATGCCGTTGTTAGCCTGAATAACCAGCCCTGTTACGATGTTTACAGGCACTACCTTGCGGAAGATAAGTCACTTAGCATTTATGATCTGAATAGCTTTCCTCTGATGTTAGGAAACCGGACACGGCAAAACGTCTTTGTTCCCACCCGGATTTTACCCGATGGCGCTATCGAGTTTAATGAGCCATTGACGGTTGGAGATAAGGTTCGTTTTAGCTATAACCACCCTTCTCTGACTCTGGAACAGGTTCAGAACGAAGCAGAACAACTTGTTGTCGACCTGCCGGACATCCTGTTTATTTACAACTGCTCTTCCCGGTTAAACTTTGCAGAAAGCAATAACGAGTTAAAAGCATTTCAGGCCGTAGCACCAACACAGGGAAGTTATTTTGCAGCCGAGCTCTGCAGGACAAATCAGCAGTATATTTTACATCATAGCCTGACTTATCTTGCCCTGAGGGAAGGTGAGCCAGATGTAAACCGGGTGGAACGTAGCAAGCAAGACACGAAAAGAGACAAAATATCGCCTCTGTTTTCTCTGATTCACAACGCCATTGCTGATGCTGACAAGATGCACTCCAGCATGGAGCTCAGGCTGAAAGAACAGACCAGAAAACTGACGGAGAGCTATCGTGTCGACCTCCGGACTTCTCTTCCTAACCGGGTAGCTCTGCGGGAAAGGCTGCAAAAGATGCGCCTCAACGACCATCTGGTCACGATGAAGCTGACTAACTTCCGGCAGATCAACGAAAAATATGGCTACCAGATAGGCGATCAGTTACTGCGTGAGCTTAGCCAATTTGGAAGCCGCTATTTTGAGTCCCGCTTCCCGGGTAACTATATCTTCAGTATCGGCGTCGGTGAGTGGGCGCTAGTGCTTAAATCTGATGCGACAACCTCATCCATTAAGCGCGAGCTTTACGAGTTCACCGAAAAACTGGAACACATAGACTTTAAACCAGAAGGGATATCCGAGATGGATTACCTTTCTGTCTCCCTGAATACTGGTTTAATCAGCCGCCGGGATTATCCCGAACTGTCTGTAGATGAAATGCTGATAAAGTCCATTGAGGCCAGACGCTGGGCAAGAATCAACAATCACCATGTCTGCAACGCCAAACAGCTGGAGCCGGAGAATGATAAGCGTCAGTCTCAACTGAACTGGTTGTCCTGTGTCAGCAAAGCCATTATCAGTAACAACGTACTGACCTATGCTCAGCCTATCGTAGAGGCGAATAGCCATAAAGAAGTGGCTTGTGAGTGCCTGGTCCGGATAAAAGATGGTGAAAGACTGATCTCTCCGGGACAGTTTCTGCCGATAATCGAAGGCACTCATCTGTATACCCGCTTAAGCAGGCAGATGATCACCAATACCTTCTCTCTGATGAAAGAACGTCAGGAGGCCTTTTCCATCAACCTGTCGCCTCAGGATATGCTCAGTGACAAGACCATTAAGATTCTTGAGCAATACCTGCTGGCCTTTGATGACCCTTCCCGGGTAGGCCTGGAAGTGCTTGAATCCCAGCAGATACACGATTATGGCCGTATGATTGAGGTCTGTAATCACCTGAAAAACCTTGGCGCACGGATCATTGTCGATGACTTTGGCTCAGGCTACTCAAATATCGAT
- a CDS encoding DUF484 family protein, whose amino-acid sequence MSQIEAGALSAEIVEEYLRDHPDFLKNRPALIEKLSLSHKEQGAVSLVEIQLRRQREKIAELEEEITQLMSLAAKNDKTFYEFMELQEQVLKCSTVNELITAVAQKAASLGLKGYVRLIDSPEKAHYLSYDNWHSFAASHFNGKDAYLGRLRKADRELLFGNESVPELGSYVVLSLTKHKPLGVIAFSSEDGGHFQPNMDTLFLKHLALTVSHLVSCMTSSCGDTDHVIEQTPA is encoded by the coding sequence GTGTCTCAGATAGAAGCGGGCGCTTTATCCGCTGAAATTGTAGAAGAGTATTTAAGAGATCATCCGGACTTTCTCAAGAACAGACCGGCACTGATCGAAAAGCTGTCCCTGTCTCATAAAGAGCAGGGAGCTGTCTCTCTGGTAGAGATTCAGCTTCGCAGACAAAGAGAAAAAATCGCCGAACTGGAAGAAGAGATCACTCAGCTGATGTCTCTTGCGGCTAAAAACGATAAAACCTTTTACGAGTTTATGGAGCTGCAGGAGCAGGTTCTGAAATGCTCAACGGTTAATGAGCTGATCACCGCCGTTGCGCAGAAAGCAGCTTCTCTTGGCCTTAAAGGCTATGTTCGCCTGATAGACAGCCCGGAAAAGGCACACTACCTGAGCTACGATAACTGGCACAGTTTTGCAGCCAGCCACTTCAATGGCAAAGATGCGTACCTGGGAAGACTGAGAAAAGCAGACCGTGAACTGCTGTTTGGTAATGAGAGCGTCCCTGAGCTTGGCTCCTATGTGGTTCTGTCACTAACCAAGCATAAGCCTCTGGGCGTTATCGCATTCTCCAGCGAAGATGGCGGCCACTTTCAGCCAAATATGGACACCCTGTTCCTGAAACACCTTGCGCTGACGGTTTCTCACCTGGTTTCCTGCATGACATCAAGTTGTGGGGACACTGACCATGTCATCGAACAAACCCCTGCCTGA
- the xerC gene encoding tyrosine recombinase XerC — translation MTMSSNKPLPDSLSASLERFLEYLRAERGLSQHTIKNYRQQLEIISQLFHERGLEHWEDIDPSWVRHLVTLCVKQDIKPSSISTRLSSLRSFFDYLILQGELSANPAKGISAPRKEKRLPKNIDVDSVNQLLEVDESDPLAVRDRAIMELMYGTGLRLAELVDINLKDIHTQKDELRVVGKGNKERKVPFTGYAREWVSKWLKVRPALVKDADEPALFLSKLGRRISHRNIQKRMEEWGLKQGVASHISPHKLRHSFATHILESSGNLRAVQELLGHENISTTQVYTHLNFQHLAQEYDKAHPRAKKNK, via the coding sequence CTGACCATGTCATCGAACAAACCCCTGCCTGATAGTTTAAGCGCTTCTCTGGAGCGCTTTCTCGAATATCTCAGAGCTGAGCGAGGGCTTAGCCAGCATACGATAAAGAACTACCGGCAACAGCTTGAAATCATTAGTCAGCTCTTTCATGAAAGAGGTTTAGAGCACTGGGAAGACATAGATCCCAGTTGGGTCCGGCACCTGGTTACTCTGTGTGTAAAACAGGATATAAAACCCAGCAGCATTTCCACCCGCCTCTCTTCCCTGAGAAGTTTCTTTGACTACCTGATCTTACAGGGCGAACTCTCTGCCAATCCGGCAAAAGGTATTAGCGCGCCAAGAAAAGAGAAAAGACTGCCTAAAAATATAGATGTGGATTCCGTTAATCAGTTGCTCGAAGTAGATGAAAGCGATCCGCTGGCCGTCCGTGACAGAGCTATTATGGAGCTGATGTACGGAACCGGTCTGCGACTGGCAGAACTGGTGGATATCAACCTTAAAGATATTCACACTCAGAAAGATGAGCTACGGGTTGTGGGTAAAGGAAATAAAGAACGTAAGGTTCCTTTTACCGGTTATGCCAGAGAGTGGGTCAGCAAGTGGCTGAAAGTTCGCCCCGCTCTGGTAAAGGATGCCGATGAGCCTGCACTGTTTCTCTCAAAACTCGGCCGCCGGATCTCGCACCGGAATATACAGAAAAGAATGGAAGAGTGGGGATTAAAGCAAGGCGTTGCCAGCCATATTTCCCCGCACAAACTACGCCACTCCTTTGCAACACATATTCTGGAATCCAGCGGAAACCTCAGAGCAGTTCAGGAACTGCTGGGGCATGAGAACATCTCAACCACTCAGGTTTATACGCACCTGAATTTCCAACACCTGGCTCAGGAATACGATAAAGCCCATCCCCGAGCAAAGAAAAACAAGTGA
- the yigB gene encoding 5-amino-6-(5-phospho-D-ribitylamino)uracil phosphatase YigB, with product MLIYRSPKPVKAMTFDLDDTLYDNKPVIQNVEREMVKWLHTHHPVSSTIPVTHWQQIKREIALANPEICHDVTLWRQTQIQEGLTRLGYAQEQAENAAKDGIEHALWLRNQVDVPCETHEVMEKLASKIPLIAITNGNVDPEKIGIAHYFRQVYKAGPDGKAKPFSDMFDLSAAHLKINRENILHVGDHLRTDVCGAKNAGFQACWTNYSGQTIRDTKKARILPDIEICDLSELLALV from the coding sequence ATGCTGATATACCGAAGCCCTAAGCCAGTTAAGGCCATGACATTTGATCTGGATGACACACTCTACGACAACAAGCCCGTTATCCAGAATGTAGAACGAGAAATGGTTAAGTGGCTTCACACCCATCACCCGGTTTCGTCAACGATTCCGGTCACCCACTGGCAGCAGATAAAAAGGGAGATAGCCTTAGCTAACCCTGAAATATGCCATGATGTGACGCTCTGGCGCCAGACTCAGATTCAGGAAGGACTGACCCGTTTAGGCTATGCTCAGGAGCAGGCTGAAAATGCGGCTAAGGATGGTATCGAGCATGCGTTATGGCTGCGAAATCAGGTAGATGTTCCATGTGAAACACATGAGGTTATGGAAAAACTGGCCAGCAAAATCCCCCTTATCGCCATTACCAATGGCAATGTTGACCCGGAGAAAATCGGTATTGCTCACTACTTCCGCCAGGTATATAAAGCAGGCCCGGACGGAAAAGCCAAACCTTTTTCAGATATGTTTGATTTAAGCGCAGCACACCTGAAGATAAACCGGGAAAACATTCTGCATGTTGGCGATCACCTGAGAACCGACGTGTGCGGTGCTAAAAATGCAGGCTTTCAGGCTTGCTGGACCAACTACTCGGGTCAGACCATCAGGGATACAAAAAAAGCCCGTATACTGCCCGATATAGAAATTTGTGACCTGTCCGAGCTTCTTGCTTTAGTCTGA